In Herbaspirillum seropedicae, a single window of DNA contains:
- a CDS encoding protein YgfX yields the protein MSIAVSADIKPSRLLLLVTGFACLCVALTGVLLCVWLPGSWSWPARIALALACIIAAGVALLTVLRERKTIWLHISGTGQIRVVEHLLAASSRTKPQVMSAGLAQLLAGSTIWPGMLFLRLRLESGKTRTIPVLSDSVSEDTFRALSVACRWLISHNTAKARMLEK from the coding sequence ATGTCGATAGCTGTCTCTGCGGATATCAAACCTTCCCGCCTGCTGCTGCTGGTCACTGGTTTCGCCTGCCTGTGCGTGGCGTTGACTGGCGTCCTGCTGTGTGTGTGGTTGCCGGGATCGTGGTCCTGGCCTGCGCGCATTGCGCTGGCGCTGGCCTGCATTATCGCCGCCGGCGTGGCGCTGCTGACGGTGTTGCGCGAGCGCAAGACCATCTGGCTGCATATTTCCGGCACCGGGCAGATTCGCGTGGTGGAACATCTGCTGGCCGCCTCGAGCCGCACCAAGCCACAAGTCATGAGCGCCGGTCTGGCGCAATTGCTGGCCGGCAGCACGATCTGGCCCGGCATGCTGTTTTTGCGGCTGCGCCTTGAAAGCGGCAAGACCCGCACTATCCCCGTCCTGTCGGATTCTGTTTCCGAAGATACATTCCGCGCACTTTCCGTGGCATGTCGTTGGCTGATCAGTCACAATACGGCCAAAGCCAGGATGC
- the fabF gene encoding beta-ketoacyl-ACP synthase II, with product MSRTRERRVVITGLGCISPVGNNVADTWSAIKEGKSGIATVTKFDATPFTTHFAGEVKGFNIEDYIPAKEARHMDTFIHFGMAAGIQAMQDSGLTVTDENAERIGVMIGSGIGGLPLIEETHAELTNRGPRRISPFFIPASIINMISGNLSIKFGLKGPNLAIVTACTTGLHCIGSAARMIMYGDADVMVAGGAESSVSPLGIGGFASARALSTRNDDPATASRPWDKDRDGFVLGEGAGVMVLEEYEHAKARGAKIYAELLGFGMSGDAYHMTAPNLDGPRRCVLNALRDAGVNPDEVQYLNAHGTSTPLGDKNESDAIKAAFGDHAYKMVVNSTKSMTGHLLGGAGGLETVLTVLAVHNQVSPPTMNIFNQDPECDLDYCANQARDMKIDIAVKNSFGFGGTNGTLVIGKM from the coding sequence TTGAGCCGCACTCGTGAACGTCGTGTAGTCATCACCGGCCTGGGATGCATCTCGCCTGTCGGCAACAACGTCGCCGATACGTGGAGTGCCATCAAGGAAGGCAAGTCCGGCATCGCTACCGTCACCAAGTTCGACGCAACCCCCTTCACCACGCACTTCGCCGGTGAAGTCAAGGGCTTCAATATCGAGGATTACATCCCCGCCAAGGAAGCGCGTCATATGGATACCTTCATCCACTTCGGCATGGCCGCCGGTATCCAGGCCATGCAAGACAGTGGCCTGACGGTAACGGATGAGAATGCCGAGCGCATTGGCGTCATGATCGGTTCGGGCATCGGCGGCTTGCCGCTGATCGAAGAAACCCACGCCGAACTGACCAACCGTGGTCCGCGCCGCATCAGTCCCTTCTTCATCCCGGCCTCGATCATCAACATGATCTCGGGCAACTTGTCCATCAAGTTCGGTCTGAAGGGTCCCAACCTGGCGATCGTCACCGCCTGCACCACCGGCCTGCATTGCATCGGCTCCGCCGCGCGCATGATCATGTACGGTGATGCGGATGTGATGGTGGCCGGCGGCGCCGAATCCAGCGTTTCGCCGCTGGGCATCGGTGGTTTCGCTTCGGCGCGCGCCTTGTCCACCCGCAACGATGATCCGGCGACCGCCTCCCGTCCCTGGGACAAGGATCGCGACGGCTTCGTGCTGGGCGAGGGCGCTGGCGTGATGGTGCTCGAAGAGTACGAGCACGCCAAGGCCCGTGGCGCCAAGATCTATGCAGAACTGCTCGGCTTCGGCATGAGCGGCGATGCTTACCACATGACTGCGCCCAATCTGGATGGTCCGCGTCGTTGCGTGCTCAATGCACTGCGCGATGCCGGCGTGAACCCGGATGAAGTGCAGTACCTCAACGCGCACGGCACGTCGACCCCGCTGGGGGACAAGAACGAGTCGGACGCGATCAAGGCCGCTTTCGGTGACCATGCTTACAAGATGGTTGTCAATTCGACCAAATCCATGACCGGTCACCTGCTGGGTGGCGCCGGTGGCCTGGAAACGGTGTTGACCGTGCTGGCAGTGCACAACCAAGTGTCGCCGCCGACGATGAACATCTTCAACCAGGATCCGGAATGCGATCTGGATTACTGCGCCAACCAGGCGCGGGACATGAAGATCGATATTGCCGTCAAGAACTCTTTCGGGTTCGGCGGCACCAACGGTACCCTGGTCATCGGCAAGATGTAA